The proteins below are encoded in one region of Aquisphaera giovannonii:
- a CDS encoding glycosyltransferase, translating to MTIDRTHILILNYNGRSLLEECLPTIVEAAEGAGVPCAVSVIDNASTDGSCDLLAQRWPRVGLIRHENLGLASFNDVLATLDEPVVLLLNNDVKLEGGSIPPLLRAFEEHDDALFSAPLCWTFDGREYEGMRTRVRSRFGLVQGMCRVPGSEAAWREADLTAAAGPVLAVDRLRFLEIGGYDPVYFPGRIEDLDLGFRGWMAGYRGYYEPGSVAYHRGLATFGPAFGDAGCDRLAVRNSFLFAWKNLGGPRLARHLLWIPPRLAYWLARGRIDLALALVAAARRWDDVRRRRRSRRDADGTWVDRQEAFFRRFAW from the coding sequence TTGACGATCGACCGAACGCACATCCTGATCCTCAATTACAACGGCCGGTCGCTCCTGGAGGAGTGCCTGCCGACGATCGTCGAGGCGGCCGAAGGCGCGGGGGTTCCCTGCGCGGTCAGCGTGATCGACAACGCCTCGACGGACGGGTCGTGCGACCTGCTGGCCCAGCGATGGCCGCGCGTCGGCCTCATCCGCCACGAGAACCTCGGGCTGGCGTCGTTCAACGACGTGCTGGCGACGCTCGACGAGCCGGTGGTGCTCCTCCTCAACAACGACGTGAAGCTGGAGGGGGGCTCCATCCCCCCCCTGCTCCGCGCCTTCGAGGAGCACGACGACGCCCTCTTCTCGGCGCCGCTCTGCTGGACGTTCGACGGCCGGGAGTACGAGGGGATGCGGACGCGGGTGCGGTCGCGGTTCGGGCTGGTCCAGGGCATGTGCCGGGTGCCGGGGAGCGAGGCGGCCTGGCGGGAGGCGGACCTGACGGCCGCGGCCGGGCCGGTTCTGGCGGTCGATCGCCTCCGGTTCCTGGAGATCGGCGGGTACGACCCGGTCTACTTCCCCGGCCGGATCGAGGACCTGGACCTCGGCTTCCGGGGCTGGATGGCCGGCTATCGCGGCTACTACGAGCCGGGGTCCGTGGCTTATCACAGGGGCCTGGCCACGTTCGGCCCGGCCTTCGGGGACGCCGGCTGCGATCGCCTGGCGGTCCGCAACAGCTTCCTGTTCGCGTGGAAGAACCTCGGCGGCCCCCGGCTGGCCCGTCACCTGCTCTGGATCCCGCCGCGCCTGGCGTACTGGCTGGCCCGGGGCCGGATCGACCTCGCCCTCGCGCTGGTCGCCGCCGCCCGGCGATGGGACGACGTGCGCCGGCGAAGGAGGTCGCGGCGGGACGCGGACGGGACCTGGGTCGATCGTCAGGAGGCCTTCTTCCGCCGTTTCGCGTGGTGA
- a CDS encoding polysaccharide deacetylase family protein, with the protein MSSNLYRPILAPLPLLLWKTPPGLELILGQEGVAHEVIRDAHPYAFRRGRFVLFDGRTSSRAEIRSLTTREQVAIDVDAFRRAEPADPFEALVDQGSSGAIWKYKQWRLRERVARRPKAAIRRALVAAIREGVESGGGAWMRLSPFPYPYRSAFNLRVDLDEPVPEDYHRFALSRNLLADCTTHFVSTQAYEQHPVVMADLLRQDTQSHGHFHYVYRDPVANLRNLERADRILRDRGFEPAAFAGPHGRWNPGLDDAMESLGYAYSSDFQIGYDDLPFFPWKGARFSQVLQVPIHPVCEGLFLEDGATDGRIVAEYLCRVVEAKVAAGEPAFVYGHPERRLGRMPEVIIGLNRVLQGHSLVWRTTLTEMARWWRWRASRRYVVLPREGGRLEIQLEDWDDEYPLAMEIHRGAFSCTIPIRGTRTVVRPEDLAYERREEPGGGLLRPPYPDHRQRGLRETVRRAIDWETVTPLDELSSATLSDRVKKGLRWWKLRRTGTG; encoded by the coding sequence ATGTCCAGTAACCTCTACCGCCCGATCCTCGCCCCGCTCCCCCTGCTGCTCTGGAAGACGCCGCCGGGCCTGGAGCTGATCCTGGGCCAGGAGGGCGTCGCGCACGAGGTCATCCGCGACGCGCACCCGTACGCCTTCCGCCGCGGCCGGTTCGTCCTCTTCGACGGCCGGACCTCCTCGCGGGCGGAGATCCGCTCGCTGACGACGCGCGAGCAGGTGGCGATCGACGTGGACGCCTTCCGCCGGGCCGAGCCCGCGGACCCGTTCGAGGCGCTCGTCGACCAGGGGTCCTCGGGCGCGATCTGGAAGTACAAGCAGTGGCGGCTCCGCGAGCGCGTGGCGAGGCGCCCCAAGGCGGCGATCCGCCGCGCCCTGGTGGCCGCCATCCGCGAGGGGGTCGAGTCCGGAGGCGGGGCGTGGATGCGGCTGTCCCCCTTCCCGTACCCCTATCGCTCCGCGTTCAACCTCCGCGTGGACCTCGACGAGCCGGTGCCGGAGGACTACCACCGCTTCGCGCTCTCGCGGAACCTGCTCGCCGATTGCACGACGCATTTCGTGAGCACGCAGGCGTACGAACAGCATCCCGTGGTGATGGCCGACCTGCTGCGGCAGGACACCCAGTCGCACGGCCACTTCCACTACGTCTACCGCGACCCGGTCGCCAACCTGCGGAACCTGGAGCGGGCGGACCGCATCCTCCGCGACCGGGGGTTCGAGCCCGCCGCCTTCGCCGGGCCGCACGGGCGGTGGAATCCCGGGCTGGACGACGCCATGGAGTCGCTCGGCTACGCGTATTCCTCGGACTTCCAGATCGGCTACGACGACCTCCCCTTCTTCCCGTGGAAGGGGGCGCGGTTCTCCCAGGTCCTCCAGGTGCCGATCCATCCGGTCTGCGAGGGCCTCTTCCTCGAGGACGGCGCGACCGACGGCCGGATCGTGGCGGAGTACCTCTGCCGCGTGGTCGAGGCCAAGGTCGCGGCGGGCGAGCCGGCCTTCGTCTACGGCCATCCCGAGCGGCGCCTGGGCCGGATGCCCGAGGTGATCATCGGCCTCAACCGGGTCCTCCAGGGGCACTCCCTCGTGTGGAGGACGACCCTCACCGAGATGGCCCGATGGTGGCGATGGCGGGCCTCCCGGCGGTACGTGGTCCTCCCCCGCGAGGGGGGCCGGCTGGAGATCCAGCTGGAGGACTGGGACGACGAGTACCCGCTGGCGATGGAGATCCACCGGGGCGCCTTCTCGTGCACGATCCCGATCCGGGGCACGCGGACCGTGGTGCGGCCGGAGGACCTCGCGTACGAGCGCCGGGAGGAGCCCGGCGGGGGCCTGCTCCGGCCCCCGTACCCCGACCATCGCCAGCGCGGCCTGCGGGAGACCGTGCGGCGGGCGATCGACTGGGAGACGGTGACTCCGCTGGATGAGCTGTCCTCGGCCACGCTGTCCGACCGCGTCAAGAAGGGGCTCAGGTGGTGGAAACTTCGACGGACCGGGACCGGCTGA
- a CDS encoding CDP-alcohol phosphatidyltransferase family protein: MASRGIQLVIDARPRGPSGPLAVEPLLGRPVLARLLDQAAPLASDHRPIAVHAREDEHELLRGLVAEAAPGRAVLATGPPLSGATVLRTDRLYDARRLRRAIRRGADVESAVVWRLDQGRGLAAAEEELKRRLTYQPLGRFWAFGLARALAEALAPTRVRPNIVTLAAAGLMLAASAMVAFGGPAPGLAAATAAALAAALVLDTADGRLARLQGTSSPFGRWLDQVLDELADMSLHAAIAWSAYASSGDVRWLLLGMAYPSGKYIFVMQSLGGEALERAWEPAASRPAPSRRLRRWARPARRAVEMAGHADVRWHLWIVLAAMRRLDLALVAYAAYFPLRALAGGLRKAVGRA, translated from the coding sequence ATGGCGTCTCGGGGGATCCAACTGGTGATCGACGCCCGGCCGCGGGGGCCTTCCGGCCCGCTCGCGGTCGAGCCCTTGCTCGGACGCCCCGTGCTCGCCAGGCTGCTCGATCAGGCCGCACCCCTCGCTTCCGATCATCGGCCGATCGCGGTGCATGCCCGCGAGGACGAGCACGAGCTGCTCCGGGGCCTCGTCGCCGAGGCCGCCCCGGGGCGTGCCGTGCTGGCCACCGGCCCTCCCCTTTCCGGCGCGACGGTGCTGCGGACCGACCGGCTGTACGACGCCAGGCGCCTGAGGAGGGCGATCCGCCGCGGGGCCGACGTGGAGTCGGCCGTCGTCTGGCGGCTCGATCAGGGTCGGGGCCTCGCGGCCGCCGAGGAGGAGCTGAAGCGGCGGCTGACCTACCAGCCCCTCGGCCGCTTCTGGGCCTTCGGCCTGGCCCGGGCGCTGGCCGAGGCCCTCGCACCCACCCGGGTCCGGCCGAACATCGTGACGCTCGCGGCCGCCGGGCTCATGCTGGCCGCCTCGGCCATGGTGGCATTCGGCGGCCCGGCTCCGGGTCTCGCGGCGGCGACGGCCGCGGCGCTGGCGGCCGCCCTGGTGCTGGACACGGCCGACGGCCGGCTCGCCCGGCTCCAGGGGACGAGCTCGCCGTTCGGCCGGTGGCTCGATCAGGTCCTCGACGAGCTGGCCGACATGAGCCTGCACGCCGCGATCGCCTGGTCGGCCTATGCCTCTAGCGGCGACGTACGCTGGCTCCTGCTGGGCATGGCCTATCCGTCCGGGAAATACATCTTCGTGATGCAGTCGCTCGGGGGCGAGGCCCTGGAGCGGGCGTGGGAGCCGGCGGCCTCGAGACCGGCCCCGTCCCGTCGCCTGCGGCGGTGGGCGAGGCCGGCCCGCCGGGCCGTGGAGATGGCCGGCCACGCGGACGTCCGCTGGCACCTCTGGATCGTCCTGGCGGCGATGCGGCGGCTGGACCTCGCCCTGGTCGCCTACGCGGCGTACTTCCCGCTCCGGGCGCTCGCCGGCGGGCTCCGGAAGGCGGTGGGCCGTGCCTGA
- a CDS encoding class I SAM-dependent methyltransferase, with amino-acid sequence MKNLHEAEVASRFDAQRRRFKSAVADDDYRLLGLLDAVGPVRGLTILDLGCGKGRFARALRRRGAAVIGVDIAAAMLAEATGVPRARASSRRLPFRDASFDAVIAVEAVEHMDPAGCEATLREARRVLRPGGRLAIVDKNVAALSARRPWLPSVAEKRIDELRGRWMYPAWGPVRERWFWPSRLRRALERRFERVDVRRLLSPAERERWLFRRLPAARLMTLWVAEAPGGRNVQ; translated from the coding sequence GTGAAGAACCTCCATGAGGCCGAGGTCGCGAGCCGGTTCGACGCCCAGCGGCGTCGGTTCAAGTCGGCCGTCGCCGACGACGACTACCGGCTGCTGGGCCTGCTCGACGCCGTCGGCCCGGTCCGCGGGCTGACGATCCTGGACCTCGGCTGCGGCAAGGGCCGCTTCGCCCGGGCGCTCCGGCGTCGTGGGGCGGCGGTGATCGGCGTGGACATCGCCGCGGCCATGCTCGCCGAGGCGACCGGCGTGCCCCGGGCGCGGGCCTCGTCGCGCCGGCTGCCCTTCCGCGACGCGTCGTTCGACGCCGTCATCGCCGTGGAGGCCGTCGAGCACATGGATCCGGCCGGCTGCGAGGCGACGCTCCGGGAGGCCCGCCGGGTGCTGCGGCCCGGCGGCCGGCTGGCGATCGTGGACAAGAACGTCGCGGCCCTCTCGGCCCGGCGGCCCTGGCTGCCGAGCGTCGCGGAGAAGCGGATCGACGAGCTCCGCGGGCGCTGGATGTATCCCGCCTGGGGGCCGGTCCGCGAGCGATGGTTCTGGCCGTCCCGGCTCCGTCGCGCCCTCGAGCGGCGGTTCGAGCGGGTGGACGTCCGCCGCCTCCTCTCGCCGGCCGAGCGCGAGAGGTGGCTCTTCCGCCGCCTGCCCGCGGCGCGCCTGATGACGCTCTGGGTCGCCGAGGCCCCGGGAGGCCGCAATGTCCAGTAA
- a CDS encoding glycosyltransferase family 2 protein: MPEPRISALIVARNEAENLPGCLDSVAFADERVVVVDSRSDDATLEIARARADVVAVRDFDDFAGQRNAGRAMASGDWILSIDADERVTPGLAGEIRRAIRDADSSGLVGFRLPIRSEILGRPFGYSGTQQDIPLRLFRRGLGAWTGQVHETVAISGPIGRMSGFLTHRTLPSMQAFLGKIDHYTTLEASDLYRAGERFRASDLAARPFWVFLKLYLAKQGFRDGLEGLMFCALSGLSVAVRTWKLREIDLAKGAA; this comes from the coding sequence GTGCCTGAGCCGCGGATCTCGGCCCTCATCGTGGCGAGGAATGAGGCGGAGAACCTGCCGGGCTGCCTGGACTCGGTCGCGTTCGCCGACGAGCGGGTGGTCGTCGTGGACTCCCGGAGCGACGACGCGACGCTGGAGATCGCGCGGGCCCGCGCCGACGTCGTCGCCGTCCGGGACTTCGACGACTTCGCGGGCCAGCGGAACGCCGGGCGGGCGATGGCCAGCGGCGACTGGATCCTGTCGATCGACGCCGACGAGCGCGTGACGCCGGGGCTCGCCGGGGAGATCCGCCGGGCCATCCGCGACGCCGATTCGAGCGGACTGGTCGGCTTCCGGCTGCCGATCCGGAGCGAGATCCTCGGCCGGCCGTTCGGATACTCGGGCACGCAGCAGGACATCCCGCTGCGTCTCTTCCGTCGCGGGCTCGGCGCGTGGACCGGGCAGGTCCACGAGACGGTCGCCATCTCCGGCCCGATCGGCCGGATGTCCGGCTTCCTGACGCACCGGACCCTCCCCTCGATGCAGGCCTTCCTGGGGAAGATCGACCACTACACGACGCTCGAAGCGAGCGACCTCTACCGCGCCGGCGAGCGGTTCCGCGCGAGCGACCTGGCGGCGCGGCCGTTCTGGGTCTTCCTCAAGCTGTACCTGGCCAAGCAGGGGTTCCGCGACGGCCTCGAAGGGCTGATGTTCTGCGCCCTGTCGGGCCTCTCGGTCGCGGTCCGGACGTGGAAGCTGCGCGAGATCGATCTCGCGAAGGGGGCGGCGTGA
- a CDS encoding glycosyltransferase family 9 protein, with amino-acid sequence MTRSPASPRPVRTGRYRYSKLRWRLLAHAVDGVGTVAMRAWRCVQPERAAPAPRRILLIQLDHLGDSVLSSPLIENLRKAYPDAALDVLASPSNHEVFEADPRIDRVRVAAKTWFERYPGRWSMLRAVWDLGRSIRGEGYDLGIDVRGDILTVLVLALGGVPRRVGWTMGGGGFLLTDVARWVRGRHEVRSRMALLEPLGIEAEPEPRAVVHVTGRDRAAAARVLAEAWPRRSARRAEVPVGAAVAADSAGWSRPRDLRPVPLPPIPAEAGDALHAGRFGHMPPLLAIHTGAGTAAKRWPAAHWCELARRFLQDGWRIVVVGGPDDLPSSEGLPRHDRLRNVAGKLSVTQTAALLERADLFIGADSGPAHLAASAGTLSVVLFSGTNHAAQWRPWSRHSLILRHKVPCRPCHQKACPLADHPCMSELTPDRVHRAAIRWWSRVHHAESPHNPI; translated from the coding sequence ATGACCAGGTCGCCCGCTAGTCCCAGGCCGGTCCGCACGGGCCGCTACCGCTACAGCAAGCTGCGGTGGCGGCTGCTCGCCCACGCCGTCGACGGCGTGGGCACCGTGGCCATGCGGGCCTGGCGATGCGTCCAGCCCGAGCGGGCCGCCCCGGCCCCGCGCCGGATCCTGCTCATCCAGCTCGACCACCTGGGTGACTCGGTCCTGAGCAGCCCGCTGATCGAGAACCTCCGGAAGGCGTACCCGGACGCGGCCCTCGACGTGCTGGCCTCGCCGAGCAACCACGAGGTCTTCGAGGCCGACCCTCGGATCGATCGCGTGAGGGTCGCCGCGAAGACATGGTTCGAACGCTATCCCGGCCGCTGGAGCATGCTGCGCGCCGTCTGGGACCTCGGCCGGTCGATCCGGGGCGAGGGATATGACCTCGGGATCGACGTCCGCGGCGACATCCTCACCGTGCTCGTCCTGGCCCTCGGCGGCGTCCCGCGCCGGGTCGGCTGGACGATGGGCGGCGGCGGCTTCCTCCTGACCGACGTGGCCCGCTGGGTCCGCGGCCGCCACGAGGTCCGCTCGCGGATGGCGCTCCTGGAGCCCCTGGGCATCGAGGCCGAGCCCGAGCCGCGTGCGGTCGTCCACGTCACCGGCCGCGACCGCGCGGCCGCGGCGAGGGTGCTCGCGGAGGCCTGGCCCCGCAGGTCGGCGAGGCGGGCGGAAGTCCCGGTCGGCGCGGCCGTCGCGGCCGATTCGGCCGGATGGTCGAGGCCGAGGGACCTGCGACCCGTCCCGCTCCCGCCGATCCCCGCCGAAGCCGGCGACGCCCTCCACGCGGGCCGCTTCGGCCACATGCCGCCCCTCCTGGCGATCCACACCGGGGCCGGCACCGCCGCCAAGCGATGGCCGGCGGCACACTGGTGCGAACTGGCCCGGCGCTTCCTCCAGGACGGCTGGCGGATCGTCGTCGTGGGCGGGCCCGATGACCTGCCGTCGAGCGAAGGCCTGCCGAGGCACGACCGCCTCCGCAACGTGGCGGGCAAGCTTTCCGTCACGCAGACCGCGGCCCTCCTGGAGCGGGCCGACCTGTTCATCGGCGCCGATTCCGGCCCCGCCCACCTGGCGGCCTCGGCCGGGACCCTCTCCGTGGTCCTCTTCAGCGGGACGAATCACGCCGCACAGTGGCGGCCCTGGTCGCGGCATTCCCTCATCCTCCGCCACAAGGTCCCGTGCCGCCCCTGCCACCAGAAGGCCTGCCCGCTTGCCGATCACCCCTGCATGAGCGAGCTGACCCCGGACCGCGTCCACCGCGCCGCGATCCGCTGGTGGAGCCGGGTCCATCACGCCGAATCCCCGCACAACCCGATCTGA
- a CDS encoding glycosyltransferase family 4 protein yields METSTDRDRLMAWTSSSLGHDLPTAEWLRSRSAHARADGAILLHAPSFAFQAPGGGENQLVQTGRHLEAIGRAVGLFCPWTDRLDRAAVLHLFGMSREGLELARRAKARGTPVVLSPICWFEPAALWHLEDRPAARLKGLAGWAARRAVPSMPGWRRELLSLADRVLPNSHAEARQLARLFGVDDRKIAVVPNGVLERFRHATPDAFRGRHGVEDFVLFVGRIEPRKNPLGLILAARLLGVRVVAMGAAPAEHRGYLERCREAGGSLVRWLGEHEHDDPLLASAYAAARVFALPSWFETPGLAALEAALAGSRVVITPYGSTREYFGEHAEYARPDRVDEVAEAIARCWARPRDPALASFVASNYLWGRVAARTAEVYDQVAR; encoded by the coding sequence GTGGAAACTTCGACGGACCGGGACCGGCTGATGGCGTGGACCTCGTCATCCCTGGGGCACGACCTCCCCACCGCGGAGTGGCTGCGATCCCGGTCCGCGCACGCCAGGGCCGACGGCGCGATCCTCCTGCACGCCCCGTCGTTCGCCTTCCAGGCGCCCGGGGGCGGCGAGAATCAGCTCGTCCAGACGGGCCGTCACCTGGAGGCCATCGGCCGGGCCGTCGGGCTCTTCTGCCCGTGGACCGACCGCCTGGACCGCGCGGCGGTGCTCCACCTGTTCGGGATGTCGCGCGAGGGGCTCGAGCTGGCCCGCCGCGCGAAGGCCCGGGGCACGCCCGTGGTCCTCTCGCCGATCTGCTGGTTCGAGCCGGCGGCGCTGTGGCACCTGGAGGACCGGCCGGCGGCGCGTCTGAAGGGCCTGGCCGGCTGGGCCGCGCGTCGGGCGGTCCCCTCCATGCCGGGCTGGCGCCGGGAGCTGCTGTCGCTCGCCGATCGGGTCCTGCCCAATTCGCACGCCGAGGCCCGCCAGCTCGCCCGGCTCTTCGGCGTGGACGACCGGAAGATCGCGGTGGTCCCCAACGGCGTGTTGGAGCGGTTCCGCCACGCGACGCCGGACGCGTTCCGCGGGCGCCACGGCGTCGAGGATTTCGTCCTGTTCGTCGGGCGGATCGAGCCCCGCAAGAACCCGCTGGGCCTGATCCTCGCCGCCCGGCTGCTGGGCGTCCGCGTGGTGGCCATGGGCGCGGCGCCGGCGGAGCACCGCGGCTACCTGGAGCGTTGCCGCGAGGCGGGGGGATCGCTCGTCCGCTGGCTGGGCGAGCACGAGCACGACGACCCGCTGCTCGCCTCCGCGTACGCCGCCGCGAGGGTCTTCGCGTTGCCGAGCTGGTTCGAGACCCCGGGCCTGGCCGCCCTCGAGGCCGCGCTGGCCGGGTCCAGGGTGGTGATCACGCCCTACGGCTCGACGCGGGAATACTTCGGCGAGCACGCCGAGTACGCCCGGCCGGACCGCGTCGACGAGGTCGCCGAGGCGATCGCGCGGTGCTGGGCGAGGCCCCGGGATCCTGCCCTGGCGTCATTCGTCGCTTCGAATTACCTTTGGGGCCGCGTCGCGGCGAGAACGGCGGAGGTGTATGACCAGGTCGCCCGCTAG